From the genome of Haloplanus vescus:
CGGCGCCGGCCACCGCGTTCTTGACCGTCCGCCGCGTGGGGTCGGTATGGAGACTCCGGACCGCATCGTCTCGCTCGCGCCCGCCGCCACCGTAACGCTCCAAGCGTTGGGCGCCGCGGACCGCCTCGTGGGCGTCACGAGCCACTGTCGGGCGGACCTCGATGCGGCCGTCCTCGGGGGGTGGCTCGACCCCGACCTCGACCGCCTCACGGACCTCGACCCCGACCTCGTCTGCACCAGCGACGCCCTCCAAGCCGACGTGCGCGACGCCCTCCGCGAACGCGGCGTCCGCGTCCACCACGTCGATGCCGTGACCCTCTCCGAAGTGCTCGACGGCTTCGCCGAACTCGGCGCCGCCGTGGGACGCCCGGCAGCGGGCGACCGACTCGCCGCCCGGAGTCACGAGCGACTGGAGCGAGTTCGAGAACGCGCGACCGACGACCGCCCGACCGTCTACTGCGAGGAGTGGGCCGACCCGCCGATGGCGGCCGGCAACTGGGTTCCAGACGTGGTCGAGGCGGCGGGCGGCCACTACCCGTTCGTCGACGCCGGCGAGCGCTCGCGGGCAGTGAGTCAGGCGGCGGTGGAGGCGGCCGACCCTGACCACGTCGTGTTCCACCTCTGCGGGCGCGGCACGGACGTGGACCCGAGCCAACTCGCCGAGCGCGGGTGGGAGGTCGACGCCAGCGTCCACGTCGTCGACGACGCCCTCCTGAACCAGCCGAGTCCGAACCTGCTCGACGGGGCCGAGCGCCTCGCCGACCTGTTTTAATCCACGTCCGGGTCCGCGGTGTCCGCGTCGGCGGCGGGCGTCGACCCCGACGCCTCGTCCACCGCACTCGTCAGGGAGACGTTGAGCGCGAGCATCGAGATACCGCCGCCAGCCACGGTGACGAGATTCTTGACGGCGTGGTCGAGCACCGCGGCGCCGAAGGCGGTCACGCCGCTCACGGGGGTCAGGCCCGCGACGAGGAGGGTAAAGGCCGCCTCGTACAGGCCGATGCCGCCCGGCGAGAGCGGGAGCACCTTGGCGAGGTTCCCGACGCTCACCGCGAAGAAACTGACCGCAACGAGCGTCGACGGCGCGAGTGGGACGTCGAACGCGGCGAGGACGAGCGCCGCTGTCACCACGTCGAGCGTCCAGATGGCGAGACTGCTCGCGCCCACGCGGACGAAGGCGCCGCGGTCGGCGGCGACCGTCTGGACGCCGGAGACAAAGCCCTCCAGAACGCCCGCCACGTAGTCGGCGTAGGAGTCCGAACTCACACGCGTGACGACCCGCCGAATCAGGTTGTCGTCGCGGCGGGCGCTCACCACGATGGCGGCGACGGCGAGAAGCGCCGCCATCGCGACGCCGACGGCGACGGTGAGTGCGACGCGGGCGCTCCGCGGGTCGACGCCGGGGACGCCGGCCGAGACGGCGTCGACGACTTGGTCGGTGGCGCCCGTGAGTACGAACCCGATGAACACCGTCCCGCCGAGGACCGTGATGGTCAGCAGGTCGAAGACGCGCTCGACGGCGAGCGAGGCAAAGCCAGTCGGGTACGGAATGCCGCGGCGGGCCTTGACCACGTACGCGCGGACGCCGTCGCCGAGTCGCGCGGGGACGACGAGGTTGCCCGTCTGACTGATGAACACGACGCCGGTGAGGAAGCCGAGGCGTTCGTCGTAGCCGAGTTCGCCCAAGATATCGCGGTAGCGCGCGCCGCGCAGGGGCCACGAGAGGAGGTAGACGACGGCCGCGAGCGCGACGAACGCGGGGTCGGCGCCCTCGAGCTCTCGCAGCACCGCTTGCGGGTCGAGATACACCGTCATGAGCGCGAGCGCGACCACCGTCAGGAGGACGCTCGCCGCGATGCTCACCCGGCGGGTGATGCGCGGGCTGACGGAGAGCTGCCACCACAGCCGGAGAATCTGACTCCCCATCCCGAACACGTCCCGGACCAGGTCGACTTTCGTGTCGCCTTTCGGCTCCCAGTCGACGGGGAACTCCTCGACGGTCAGGCCGGCGCGCTGGGCGCGAACCAGCAGTTCGGTGTCCCAGAACCAGTGGTCGTCCTCGATGTCGCGGTGGAGGCGGACGAAGGCCTCGCGGCTCATCGCTTTGAACCCGCACTGGTGGTCACAGAGCGACGAGCGCAGGAACAGGCGGACGAGGCCGTTGTACGCCCGGGACGGGACTCCGCGCTTGGCGGGGCGGTCGGCGACGCGCCCGGGCATCCAGCGCGACCCCGTGGCCACGTCAGCGTCGCCGGAGCGGACGCGCTCGACGAGTTCCTCCAGGTGACGCATGTCGGTCGCGCGGTCGGTGTCGAAGTAGACGAGGGTGTCGCCGCGGGCGGCGTCGAACGCGCGTTCGAGTGCGCCGCCCCGGCCGAGGCGTTCGTCGCTGTGGTAGTGTCGAATCCGGTTGTCGTCGGCAGCGAGTCGGTCGGCGATGTCGGGCGTTCGGTCGTCACAGCCGTCCTCCGCGACGATGACTTCGTACGCGTCCGACGGGAGGAAGGTATCGAGCGTCTGGAGCGTCGTCCGCACCGTCTCCTCGATGGTGGCCTCCTCGTTGTACGCGGGGAGGACGACGCTCACCTCGACACCGCCGGACGAATCCATTTGCCGAGGATGGTCGGGCCGCGTTCAAGAACTTTCTGTCTGACCGCCCGTTTTTTGCCGCACACGACCCGACAGGAGGCATGGTAGACGCCACGATACTGAGTCTGGTCGCAGTGGTCGGCCTACTGATGGCGAGTGCCTTCTTCTCCAGTACGGAAATCGCCGTCTTCTCGCTGTCGGAGGCGTGGCTCGAGGAGCGCACCGCCGCGAAGGACCCGCGAGCGTCGATACTCGCGGAGCTCCGCGCGGACCCGCATCGCCTCCTCGTGACGCTGCTGGTCGGCAACAACGTCGTCAACGTCGCCATCTCCAGCATCCTCGCGGTGTTGCTGGCCGAGCGATTCACCGGCGAAGTCGCCGTCGTCCTCACCACCGTCGTCGCCAGCAGCGTCGTCCTCGTATTCGGCGAGATACTGCCCAAGGCCTACGGCCTCGGCAACGCCGAGGAGTGGTCGCTCACGACGGCGCGCCCGGTGTGGGTCGTCGAACGCCTCCTCTTTCCGGTCGTCATCGTCTTCGACTTCGTGACGCGGCGGGTGGGGAGCGTCGTCGGCGGCGACCCGGACATCGAGGAGCCGTACACGGACACGGCGGGTGGCGAAGGAGCGAAGTGAGCGGCGCGCCAACGCCGAGCCGTGAAAGAGTTCGAGCGCAAGCAACTCCTCGAACGCGTCAACCGTGAGGGGGCCACGGTCGGCGCCGACATCCCGGAGCGAATCACGGTGCAGGGCGATGAGGTGGACCTCCAGCAGTTCGTCTTCGAAATCAAGCGCCGCGATACGGTACCCGCGGGCGAGCGCGAACGGGTCGACCAAGCGAAAAAGAACCTCCGGCGCGAGCGCCTCCAGCGCCTCCAGAAAATCGAAGACGACGAGGTGAGCTACGCCGAGGGCGAGCGTCTGGTCGAGAGCATCATCGGTATCGACCGGGCGCTCAACGCCCTCGAACAGCTCGGTCCCGCGGACCTCGAACGCGAGGCGAAAGCCAAGGAAGCGGCGGACCGCAAGCGCTGGATGAGCTTCCTGAAGAAGGCGCTCGGCCACGAGGACGCCAGCCACAACACGCGGGGGCGGCTGTGAGCCGCAACGCCGAACTCGCCGACCGCTTCGAGGAGATGGCGGACCTCCTCGAAGCCCAAGACGTGGAGTTCAAACCGCGGAGCTACCGCCGCGCCGCAGAAAGCATTCGCGAGCATCCGACGCCGATAGAGGACTTGGCGACGGAGGGCGAGTCGGCGGTGAAAGACATCGAGGGCGTCGGCGACGCCATCGCGTCGAAGGCCGTCGAGTACGTCGAGACGGGAGAAATCGAAGAACTCGACGAACTGCGCGCGGACCTCCCCGTCGACATGGCGGCGCTCACGAGCGTCGAGGGCGTCGGCCCGAAGACGGTCGGCACGCTCTACGAGGCGCTCGGAATCACGACGCTCGACGAACTCGAAGCCGCGGCGCGCGACGGCGAGATTCAGGCGGTGTCGGGCTTCGGCCCCAAGACGGAGTCGAACATCCTCGAGAACATCCCCTTCGCCCGACAGGCACAGGAGCGCGAACTCCTCGGCGACGCACGCCCCATCGCCGAAGCGGTGCGTAACTACCTGCGAGACGCCGACCCGGTGGCGGAGGTAGCCATCGCGGGGTCGAATCGGCGGTGGCGCGAAACCATCGGCGACGTGGACGTCCTCGTCGCGAGCGCGGAGGCGGAGGGGGCCGTCGACGCCTTCCTCGACTGGGACGCGGGAGCAGAGCTCATCGAGTCGGGGCCGACGAAAGCCAGCGTCCGCGCGCGTGGCATGCGCGTAGATTTGCGCGTCGTCGACCCCGCCGAGTTCGGGGCAGCGCTCCAGTATTTCACCGGGAGCAAGGACCACAACGTCCACCTCCGCAACCTCGCCATCGACCGCGACCTGAAGATGAACGAGTACGGCGTGTTCGACGTGAGCGACGTGGCCGAGGAGACGGAGGGCCAACGCGCCGGGCGCCGGGTCGGCGGCGAGACGGAAGCGGAGATGTACGACGCCCTCGACCTACCGCTGATTCCCCCAGAACTCCGCGAGGACCGCGGCGAAATCGAGGCCGCGGCGGCGGGGGAGCTGCCCGACCTCCTCGAACCCGGGTCGCTCCGGGGCGACCTTCACACGCACACCGAGTGGTCGGACGGGAGCCAGTCCATCGAGTCGATGATAGCGGCAGCGGCCGACCGGGGCGACGACTTCCTCTGTGTCTCCGACCACGCCACCGGCCCGGGGATGGTCGGCGGCGTCGGCCTCGACGACGACGAACTCCGCGAGCAGATGGACGCCGTGGCGGAAGCGGCGGCGGACACGGACCTCACCGTCTTCCACGGCGTCGAGGCCAACATCGATGCCGACGGCGACCTCTCGGTCGGGGACGACGTACTCGCGGAGTTGGACGTGGTCATCGCGTCGCCCCACAGCGGCCTCGGGGCGGACCGCGACGCCGCGACCGACCGCCTCGTGGCCGCGGTGGAACACCCCGAGACGGACGTTCTCGGCCATCCCACGGGCCGACTCATCAACGACCGGCCGGGACTCGCGCCCGACCTGGACCGACTCGCGACGGCCGCCGCCGAGGCCGGCACGGCGCTGGAAGTGAACGCCAACCCGCACCGACTCGACCTGAACGACGAGGGGGTGCGGACCGCCGTGGAAGCGGGGGCGACGATTACCATCAACACCGACGCCCACAGCGGCGAGGAACTGGCGCTACGGCGCTACGGCGTCCACACGGCGCGGCGTGGGTGGGCCGAAGCGGAGGACGTACTCAACACGCGGTCGCCCGACGACCTAGCCGCGTGGCTGAGCTGATGGCTCGCTTTCTCTGCGACGCGATGCTCGGCAAGCTGGCGCGCTACCTCAGGATGTGCGGCCACGACACGGCGTACGCCCTCGACCGAGACATCGAGGCCGACGACGCACTCGCACGGCTCGCACGCGAGGAGGACCGCCGACTCGTCACGCGCGACGCCGACCTCGCGGCGCGGACGGAGGATGCGATTCGACTCTCGGCGACAGACATCGAGGGGCAGTTGTGCGAACTCGATGTCGCGGGGGTTCGACTCTCGCTCCCCGAGACGCCGCGTCGGTGCGGTCGGTGTAACGGGGCGCTAGCAGCAGTGAGCGAGGAGGCGTCGACGCCGAACGACGTGCCCGACCCGGCGGCGGCGGCCGTCTGGCGGTGCGAGCGGTGCGGCCAGCACTTCTGGCGGGGGAGTCACTGGGACGACGTGCGGGCGCGTCTCCGCGGGGTGACCGGCGACCGCAAGGGTTGAGCGTCAGGAGTGCGACGACTCGGTCGATGCGCGAGTGTCGATACTGCGGCGAGACGTTCGACGACGAGGGAGCCCACGACGACCACCTCAAGGCGGAACACGCCGACGAACTGGGCCCGATAGACCGGCGACGGCTCTCCGTCGACGACGACGAGGGCAGGGTCAGTCTCCGCATGGTCGCACTCGGCGTCGTCGTCCTCCTCGCGGGCGTCGTGGTGGTGTACGCGACGCTCATGGGGAGCGAGGGAGCGAGTCGGCCGATCGAACCGACCGACGTCGGGGCGGTCCACTACCACGGAACGATCAACGTGACCATCGGGAACCAGTCCGTCGACTTCAGCCAGCAGCGGTTCCAGTACGAATCTACGAACGTCGACGCCTTCCACTTCGAAGGCGGTGACGGGTCGGAGTGGCACGTCCACGCCCGAAGCGTCACGCTCCAGTGGGCGATGGCGACTATCGGACTGGAAGTGACCGACGAGACGGTGACTGCCGACGGCGAAACCTACGGCGACGACCCGGACGAGACGGCCATCGTCGAGGTGAACGGGTCACCGGTCGAACCCTCGACGTACATCCTGCAAGAAGGCGACCACATCCGCATCGTCGCGCGTTAGCGCCCGTTCCAGTCCTCGCAGGCGTCCATGTCGGCCATGACGCCGTCGTGGTGACCACAGTAGGGCTGGATGCCGCGTTCGGTGCGGACGTATTCGAAGTGCTCGCAGTTGCCGCAGTAGCGGTCCGCGGCGTCGGTGGACGCACTCGTCGCCGACGTGGATTTCCACACTTCGTCGTCGGAGTCGGTCGAAGGCGAGGGGGGCGTCGTGGTGTCGCCACCAGCGGAGGATTGAGACGACGAGACGGACGCGACTTCGTGAACGATTTCGTCGTTGGAGCCGCCGTCGCTGACCTGCGTGCTGACGGTGCCGGTCGGCCCGGACGTGGTGCCGCCGAGGCCGACGCTCCCCATGGACTTCGAGCGGTCGACTTCGACCACCTTCGTCTCACCCTGTCGTGTCACTTCCATCGTGACGGTGCCGCCCGGGTCGTTTCGCGTCTTGAAGTTGGCGATGCCGACGAACAGACACCAGAAGGTGGTGAGCGCGCCGAGGAAGTAGACGCTGACGGTGGGGAGGGTCAGGTCGACCATGCCGGGAGCACAGTTGGCGCCCGACCACCGGCACGGGTAGGCGTGCGCGAAGAGGGCGACGCCGAGGACGGCGACGCTGGCGCCGATGCCCGCGGCGGCACGCGTCGAACGCTCGGCGGGCAAGACGGCCGAGATGCCGAGGAAGACAGCGGGCACGCCGAGTCCGGCGAGGATGCCGCCGTACTCGCGCACCTCAAACAGCGTGGTGCCACCCCCGAGCAGTACGTCGGTCGTCGCGACGACGATGCCGGCGACGACGAGGACGATACCCACGACGAACAGCGCCGCGCCTGCGTAGATCTGCCGGAGACTCGGACCGTTCCTGTCGTCTCCGTGGTAGACCTCCCCGAGACTGGTCATAGTCGGTGATACAGCAGCCCGACACAAAACCCTACGTCAGACGGGCGTGTGACGGCTCGCGACCGGAATCGACGATTCGACGGGTCCGAAGCCATTAACTCGCGGGGCACAGTAGCGACGCGCATGAGTGAGGATACGGACGAAGAGGCGGAACCCGCGGTCGAACTCGGCGAGGGCGAACCCGTCGAGGGGGCGCCCCTCGCGCGGGTGGCGTCGCGACTCACCTGGCCCCAAGAGGCGAGTCGAGTCCGGGACAAGGAAGGCGACGCGACGGTGCGGACGCCCGACGGCCCCCGCACGCTCGACTCGATTCTCGACGACGTCGACGAGACGTACTTCGATACGCGACAGACGTTCCTGTCGACGGTCCGGTCGGTAATCGGAACCGGCCCCGTCCCCGTCGCCGACGAGTAGACGTGCCCGTCGTGACCGGGCATCGTACAGGACGGACGACGATACACCGGGAATGACACGCGAGGACTCCTACGAGGTGCGCGTCGTGCGACCCTCGTGGGTCCGGGCGTCGCTCCTTCTCGGCGCCGGCCTCGCCGTCGTGTGGTCGCTCTGGACCGTCCCGCCAGCGCGTCTCGACGCCCGCCTCGTCCGCGACGTGGTGGTCTTCATCGCGGCGCCGAGCCTGCTCGCGTTCGCCTACGGCCGGGGTCTGGGCTGGCGAGTCGACCGGCGCACCCTCCGCAACACCGTCGCTCTCGCCGCGTTCGTCGTCCCCTTCTACGTCGTCGGGTCGTCGTTGCCCACGATTCGGGCGTACTACCCGATGTGGGAGACGGGGACGGCGCTCGCCGCCTTCCTCCCGCACGCAGTCGCGCAGTTCGTCGTCGCGGCCGCCGCCGAGACGTACTACCGGGGGTTGCTCTGCGTGGGCGTGCGCGAGATGGGCTTCAAGAGCGTCTTCATCAGCCCCGTCGTCTACGCACTCCATCACGTCCACAAGCCGCCGGTCGAACTCCTGTTGGCGGCGCCGACGGACGTCCTCTTCGGCGCCGTCGACTACCGGAGCGAGTCGGTGCTTCCCTCGGTCGTCGCCCACGGTATCGGCCTCGCCCTCCTCGACTGGCTGGTGTTACATCCGCCTCTCGTCCCGACGGCGACGGTGATGCGGGCGCTCTCGTGGCTCCCCATTCCGCTGTAATTTCGCTGTGGGTTTATGTCGGTGAGCGGCGTCTGTCGACATATGGCAACCTTCGAACACGTCCTGGTACCGGTCGACGGGAGCGAGGCGGCGCGGCGGGCGGCAGAACACGCAATCGACCTCGTGTCCGATACCGGCGGGCGCGTGACGGCGCTGTACGTCATCGATATGGGCGACGCCGACTACGTGGCGGTGCCGAGCGACATCGCCGAGACGAAAAAGCGCATCCGAAAGAAAGGCGAAGAGCTCACGGCCGAAATCGAGGAGCTGGCGGCCGCCGAGGGCGTCGACTGCGAGACGGCCGTCGTCACGGGCATCGCCGACGAGGCCATCGTCGCGTACGCCGAAGACAACGACGTGGACCTCATCGCGATGGGCAAACACGGCAAGCGCGACCCGGACAAACCACTCGTCGGCAACACGGCCCGCCGCGTCGTCCAAGAGTCGTCGGTCCCCGTCCACACGGTCTGAGAGTCGTGACTCACGACGAGTTATCCGGGAGCGTCACGTAGTCGGGGTATGGCACTCCCCATCAACCCGACAGTCGTCGAGAGCACGGACATCGGTGAACAGCGCGCGACGCTGGAGATGGACCACGAGGCGGCCGTCGAACACGTCCGCGAGACGTTCGAAGCCGCCGGCTTCGGCGTCCCCGTCGAGTTCTCGCCGTCCGACCTGCTCAACGAGAAACTCGACGCGGGCCGCGACCCCTACTACGTGCTCGGGGCGTGCAACCCCGAGATGGCCGACCGCGTCCTCGACGCCAGCGGCGGCCGACTCGGCGCGCTCATGCCCTGTAACGTCGTCATCTGGGAGGAAGAGCCGGGCGTCCAGACCGTCTATCACGTCAGCATCATGCGCATCGGGCGACTGCTGGGACTCGCGCCCGACGACGACGAGATGGCGGCCATCATCGCCGAGACGGGGACGATGGTCGACGCCGCCTACGAGGCACTCTAGAAGTCCGAGAGGGTGGTCTGGAGGCCGGCGACCATCGCGGACTTGCGGCGGAGCGCCCCCATCGACGTGGGGAGGTAGTCGACGACGCCCCGGACGGCGTCGGCGAGCGTCTCGGCCGTGGCGTGTTCGCCCTCGAAGGCGTGTCTGATTCCCTCGCGGACCTGCCAGACGCCGGCCGGCCCCCAGTAGTCGTCCGAGACGTGCCGGAGGACGAGACACTTCGCTTGCCGCCCCCTGTCTTCGAGGTGTTCGAGGACGGCGAGGCGGGCGGCGTGATAGGCGCCGGCCGTCTCCTCGACGTAGCCCGTCCGCCCCTCGTAGCCCTCGCGGTCGGCGGCGAGCCACATCCCCGCCTCGGGGTCGGGGTTCCAGACGCTGCCAGGCGCTTTCAGTTCGACGAGTTCGTACTCCCACTGACCGGGGGCGAGAATCACCCAGTAGGCGTTGCCGAGGAACTCGTTGCGGTGTATCTCCACCTCGTTCACGCTCTGGGCGTCACGGAGCGAGCCACGGAGGTACTGGCCCACGGTGTCGTCGACGGCGGTGATGGACCACCGCGTGGGGACGAGCCGGCGGTTTTCGCGCTGACCCAGCGCCCCCGCCGAGAGGATGGTGTTCACGTCGTAGACGTCGAAGCCTCGCCGATAGAGGTAGTTGATGGCGCCCTCGGCGTTCCAGTCGTCGTCTTCGAGCGTCTTCTTCACCGGGCGCGGGACGTGCGGGTTCTCGCCGAGCGTCGCCGACCGAGCGCTGGCGCTGGGGCCGGTGGGCGTCGAAACGCCGTCGGCGTCGAACTCGACCGTCGGGTCGCCGTCGAGGCCGATTTCCACGTCGACCGGGCGGTCCGCGATGGCGACTTCCCGCCCGACCCCGACGAAGCCGTCCCACGTGTCGTGGACGTCGACTGGCGAGGAGCGCCGGGAGTTGAGGAGACTGGTCCGGCGGCGGAACACCTCGTCCAAATCGACGCCCTCCTCGTACCACTCGCCGCTGGTGGCGAAGCGGGCGGCGTCGCCCTCGTTGCCGACGGGCGAGAGGATGCCCGTGGAGACGTTGGGGTAGTTCGAGCGACCGACGAAGATGGAGGGCGAGACGCTGCCGACGACGGAGTTGCCGGAGACAGTCTGTTCGACGCGGTCGGCGACCGATTCGACGTGGTCGAGGATTTCGTAGGATTTCTCCTGTGCGAGGCGCCGTCGCTCGGCGCGTTCGTTGGCCTCGATATCGACGAACTCGTCGAGGCGCATACCGGGGCTACCGGACGAGGCGGCTTGAACCTAACTGTGGATGCCCATCGCCTCGATTTGTTCCTGATACCGATTGCGGATGGTGACTTCGGTCACCTGCGCCACGTCGGCCACCTCGCGCTGGGTCTTCTTCTCGTTACAGAGCAGCGAGGCCGCGTAGATGGCCGCGGCGGCGTAGCCGGTCGGCGACTTCCCCGAGAGCAGGCCCTTCTCCGCCGTCTCCTCGATGATTTCGTTGGCCTTCGACTGCACCTCCTCGCTCAGCTCGAGTTCCGAACAGAAGCGGGGGACGTACTTCTTGGGGTCGACCGGCTTCATCTCCAGGCCGAGTTCCTGTGAGATGTAGCGGTAGGTGCGACCGATTTCCTTGCGTTCGACCCGAGATACCTCGGAAATCTCTTCGAGCGAGCGGGGAATGCCCTCCTTCCGACAGGCCGCGTAGAGCGCGGCGGTGGCGACGCCCTCGATGGAGCGCCCGCGAATCAGGTCCTCGTTGAGCGCGCGCCGATAGATGACGGAAGCCACCTCCCGGACGGAGCGCGGCACGCCCAGCGCGGAGGCCATCCGGTCGATTTCGGAGAGTGCGAACTGTAGGTTGCGCTCGCCCGCGTCCTTGGTTCGAATCCGCTCCTGCCACTTGCGCAGGCGGTGCATCTGCGAGCGCTTGCGCGAAGAAATCGAGCGCCCGTAGGCGTCCTTGTCCTTCCAGTCGATGGTCGTCGTCAGCCCCTTGTCGTGCATCGTCTGGGTGGTCGGGGCCCCCACCCGCGATTTCTCCTGTCGTTCCTTGTGGTTGAACGCCCGCCACTCCGGACCTGGGTCGATTTGCTCCTCTTCGATGATGAGTCCGGTTTCTTCGTGAATCAGTTCGCCGTCGGCCGTTCTGACGAGGTCTTCTGGGTCGAGATCGTCGAGATCAACGTCGTCGTCGGTTTCCTGCTCGTCCTCGCCCTGCCATCGCGTCCGGTCGTCTCGCTGGCGGGTGGGCCGTGTCATCGCGTTTTTATAGTCGTATTTCGCTGTCACTTAAAACCTCGGCCGGGCCCGCACGCGTGCGGAACGAATACCCCTTTAGTCGGTACCGCGAAGCCCCGGCAATGCCGACTATCGAGAGTGATCCCGCGACGGCGAGACGACGGTTGGAAGACGCCGGCGTCGACGTCGAAACGGGCAACACGGACCACGAACGCTGGCGGGCGGAACGGGGCGACGCCGTCGCGGTGGCCTACGACGACAAAGTGGTCGTTCAGGGTGCGCGCCCGACGGACCTGACGGCGCTGCTGTCCGACGCGGGCGGCCGTGCCCACGTCTACTTCGACGGCGCGAGCCGCGGCAATCCCGGCCCGGGCGCCGTCGGGTGGGTCATCGTCTCCGGCGACGGCATCGTCGACGAGGGCAACGACACCATCGGCCGGACGACGAACAACCGCGCGGAGTACGAGGCCCTGATTCAAGCGGTCGAGGCCGCTCGGGACCACGGCTTCGACGAGATAGACGTCCGCGGCGACTCGGAGTTGATCGTCCGGCAGGTGCGCGGCGAGTGGAACACGAACGACCCCGACCTCCGAGAGCGTCGAGTCCGCGTTCGGGAGTTACTCGAAGCGTTCGACCGCTGGTCGCTGGAGCACGTACCGCGAGAGATAAACGACCGCGCCGACGAACTGGCAAACGAGGCACTCGACGATGTCTGACCTGCCACGCGAAGTCGTGACGACTGCGGAGCGCCTGACACGGCTCGCCCGCCGTGCGGTGGACGAACAGGAAGCGGCGGCGTACGAACGCGACCGCGACGAACGACTCGCCGAATACGGTTTCACCGCGCGCATTCGCGAGAGCGACGACACGCTCGTCCTCCACCCGTCGTCGTGGCTGGAAGACGGGACGGTCCAGATGGACCGGATCGAGGATACCGACCGCGCGGTCGAGGTGTCGCTCTCGGGGAGCGGTGACCCCGAATCGTGGGACACGGTCGAGGAACACAACGCCGCGGTAGTCGACCGCGTCGAGGAGCGGGCCGGCGAGATTCACGCCGAGAACGCCCGCGTGTTCGCCGACTTCATGGGCAACCACTACGCGCGCCAGATGGAGACGGCGACGGCAGAGGAACTGGAGGAGTTCCTTCGCGAGTACTATCCGCGGAACGCGTGGCCGAGCGACGAACAACAAGCGGTGGTGACGCAGTCGCTCGAATACGTGTTCGACGTGACAGAAACGGCGATGCCCGAAGTTACTGCTGTGCGTCGATAAGTTCGCGAACCGACTCGGCCCGGTCGTCGTCGGTGACGAACTTCGAGAGCTCCCAGTTCAGACGGTTGAGAACGGCGTCGCGGCCGTCCTCGGTCAGGGCGTACTGGTTGGTTCGCTTGTCGAGTTCGCTCTTCTCGACCAGTCCCATCTCGACGAGGTCGTCGAGGTTGGGGTACAGACGCCCGTGGTTGACTTCGGTGTCGTAGTACGATTCGAGCTGTCGTTTGATCGCCAGTCCGTACATCGCCTCCTCCGAGAGGATGACGAGGATGTTGTGCTGGAACGCGGTGAGGTCGCGAACGATGCCGGGCTCGTTGGTTACTGCTTGTGCCTCTGACATACAGAGAAACATGTCACGGGGATATTTAACCCTTCTCAACTCTACCGTCTGCGAGCGTCTCAATGCCCCTGAATGGAGAATTCGACGTTATCAATTGAAGACATATCGCTCATCGTACCAATCGTTCGTCACGCAGGTCGACGACTGCCCGGTCGTCAACGTGACTCGGCGCGTGCCCGGAACGGGGCGGCCGATACGGGGTGCCGGCCGCTCGAAGTAGTCACATATTCTCGGCCGTGGCTGTTCATGTACCTTTTCATTCGTGTTGCTCCGAACCCGAAAGGACTATTGTCCGCTTCTGCCGTCGTGTTCGTATGGTGAACCTGTGGCGAGACCTCGAACCCGGCCCGAACC
Proteins encoded in this window:
- a CDS encoding DUF7139 domain-containing protein — encoded protein: MTSLGEVYHGDDRNGPSLRQIYAGAALFVVGIVLVVAGIVVATTDVLLGGGTTLFEVREYGGILAGLGVPAVFLGISAVLPAERSTRAAAGIGASVAVLGVALFAHAYPCRWSGANCAPGMVDLTLPTVSVYFLGALTTFWCLFVGIANFKTRNDPGGTVTMEVTRQGETKVVEVDRSKSMGSVGLGGTTSGPTGTVSTQVSDGGSNDEIVHEVASVSSSQSSAGGDTTTPPSPSTDSDDEVWKSTSATSASTDAADRYCGNCEHFEYVRTERGIQPYCGHHDGVMADMDACEDWNGR
- a CDS encoding DUF5789 family protein → MSEDTDEEAEPAVELGEGEPVEGAPLARVASRLTWPQEASRVRDKEGDATVRTPDGPRTLDSILDDVDETYFDTRQTFLSTVRSVIGTGPVPVADE
- a CDS encoding CPBP family intramembrane glutamic endopeptidase produces the protein MTREDSYEVRVVRPSWVRASLLLGAGLAVVWSLWTVPPARLDARLVRDVVVFIAAPSLLAFAYGRGLGWRVDRRTLRNTVALAAFVVPFYVVGSSLPTIRAYYPMWETGTALAAFLPHAVAQFVVAAAAETYYRGLLCVGVREMGFKSVFISPVVYALHHVHKPPVELLLAAPTDVLFGAVDYRSESVLPSVVAHGIGLALLDWLVLHPPLVPTATVMRALSWLPIPL
- a CDS encoding universal stress protein, producing MATFEHVLVPVDGSEAARRAAEHAIDLVSDTGGRVTALYVIDMGDADYVAVPSDIAETKKRIRKKGEELTAEIEELAAAEGVDCETAVVTGIADEAIVAYAEDNDVDLIAMGKHGKRDPDKPLVGNTARRVVQESSVPVHTV
- a CDS encoding DUF302 domain-containing protein gives rise to the protein MALPINPTVVESTDIGEQRATLEMDHEAAVEHVRETFEAAGFGVPVEFSPSDLLNEKLDAGRDPYYVLGACNPEMADRVLDASGGRLGALMPCNVVIWEEEPGVQTVYHVSIMRIGRLLGLAPDDDEMAAIIAETGTMVDAAYEAL
- the nreA gene encoding DNA repair protein NreA; this encodes MRLDEFVDIEANERAERRRLAQEKSYEILDHVESVADRVEQTVSGNSVVGSVSPSIFVGRSNYPNVSTGILSPVGNEGDAARFATSGEWYEEGVDLDEVFRRRTSLLNSRRSSPVDVHDTWDGFVGVGREVAIADRPVDVEIGLDGDPTVEFDADGVSTPTGPSASARSATLGENPHVPRPVKKTLEDDDWNAEGAINYLYRRGFDVYDVNTILSAGALGQRENRRLVPTRWSITAVDDTVGQYLRGSLRDAQSVNEVEIHRNEFLGNAYWVILAPGQWEYELVELKAPGSVWNPDPEAGMWLAADREGYEGRTGYVEETAGAYHAARLAVLEHLEDRGRQAKCLVLRHVSDDYWGPAGVWQVREGIRHAFEGEHATAETLADAVRGVVDYLPTSMGALRRKSAMVAGLQTTLSDF
- a CDS encoding transcription initiation factor IIB, whose protein sequence is MTRPTRQRDDRTRWQGEDEQETDDDVDLDDLDPEDLVRTADGELIHEETGLIIEEEQIDPGPEWRAFNHKERQEKSRVGAPTTQTMHDKGLTTTIDWKDKDAYGRSISSRKRSQMHRLRKWQERIRTKDAGERNLQFALSEIDRMASALGVPRSVREVASVIYRRALNEDLIRGRSIEGVATAALYAACRKEGIPRSLEEISEVSRVERKEIGRTYRYISQELGLEMKPVDPKKYVPRFCSELELSEEVQSKANEIIEETAEKGLLSGKSPTGYAAAAIYAASLLCNEKKTQREVADVAQVTEVTIRNRYQEQIEAMGIHS
- the rnhA gene encoding ribonuclease HI yields the protein MPTIESDPATARRRLEDAGVDVETGNTDHERWRAERGDAVAVAYDDKVVVQGARPTDLTALLSDAGGRAHVYFDGASRGNPGPGAVGWVIVSGDGIVDEGNDTIGRTTNNRAEYEALIQAVEAARDHGFDEIDVRGDSELIVRQVRGEWNTNDPDLRERRVRVRELLEAFDRWSLEHVPREINDRADELANEALDDV